GTTTTCAATGCTGGATTCTCTTTTGGATCAGCCAATGGATGTCCTGATTCCAATGCTACCATTAGATATCACAATCCAGGATGCACTGATCAGCCGAAACGGTGATCTGGGCCATCTGCTCTCGCTGGTTTGTGCCTACGACTATGCCGACTGGGAGCAGGTGGATGCAATGTGCCGCAGACTGGGACTGAATACCGAAAGCGTTGCGAAGCGCTATCTGGAGTCCGTTGAATGGGTCACCCAAATTGAAGAACTGCAATAACCAATGAAAGAGACAACACTTTGCCCTTGCGGCAGCCATCGTCCACTCACAGACTGCTGTGCGCCTGTCCATCAGAATCCTTCAGCCGCACATCATCCGGAACAGCTGATGCGCGCCCGTTACAGTGCACATGTGCTCGGGCTGGTCGATTTCGTCGTCGCCACTTACCACCCCAGCTGTAAAGCTGAACAGTACCGTGATGCAATTGCTGAATCGGTTCACAGTGAGTGGCTGAGACTTGAAGTCTGCGACAGTCAAATCGCCAGTGAGACTGAGGGTTATGTTGAGTTCAAGGCCTTCTATCAGGAACAGGGCGAAAAGCACTGTCTGCACGAAAAATCCCGTTTTTTACGTGAAATGGTCGGTAACAGTCAACAATGGTTCTATATTGACGGCGAATATCCGGAAAATGCAGCCCCGGTCAAAGTGGGGCGTAATGATCCCTGCCCGTGCGGAAGCGGTAAGAAATTTAAGAAATGCTGTATGTAAACTGATGACTACCGGAAAACCAGCTATCAATAAATTTTGAAAATGTACTAATTAACTGTTGCAAATTCCCAATACCTTGGTTAGTGTGAAGACAAGCCCGCAATTAATAATGATTTAAATAGAGTACATAGTTATGCGTATCCCAATGGTTAATCTACACCATCATCACCATCATCCTGACTAGTCTTTCAGGAGGATACGCCTCATCTGGAAGACGACAAGTTCGCCTCTTCCAGCGGTCGCTACGACAAAGCAGCATTCAGACCCCCGGAAGAGAAATCTTCCGGGGGTTTTTCGTTTAAGCACCGAATTTTAAAGATAAATCAAATCTACAGGGAATATCATGATGCAAACACAACGACTACGTATCGCCATTCAGAAAAAAGGACGCCTGAGCACAGAATGTAAAGAACTGCTGAAACGCTGCGGTGTAAAATTCAATCTGATTGGTGAGCGTCTGGTAGTTCACAGTGAAAACATGCCAATCGACCTGCTGCTAGTACGTGATGATGATATTCCCGGACTGATTATGGACGGTGTTGTTGATCTGGGTTTCATTGGGGAGAATGAGCTGGAAGAAGTCAGCCTTGAACGCGCCGCGCAGGGAGAGCCCAGCCACTACGTGAAATTACGCCGGCTGGATTTTGGCGGATGCCGTCTTTCCATCGCCATTGATAAAGACGAAGTGTACAACGGACCTCAGGATCTTCAGGGTAAACGCATTGCAACCACCTATCCTCAACTGGTGAAACGCTACATGACTGAACAAGGCGTATCGTTCAGCACCTGTATGCTCAATGGCTCTGTAGAAGTGGCACCGCGTGCCGGTCTCGCCGATGCTATCTGTGACCTGGTGTCTACCGGTGCTACGCTGGAAGCAAACGGCCTGAAAGAGGTAGAGGTCATTTTGCAGTCCAAAGCGGTCCTGATCCAACGCAGCGGCGATTTCAGTGCAGACAAACAAGCGCTGATTGACCGTCTGCTGACCCGGATGCAAGGGGTCATTCAGGCCAAAGAATCCAAATACATTATGCTGCACGCACCGACAGAATGTCTGGAGCAAATCACTGCGCTGTTACCGGGTGCAGAAGACCCGACAGTCATGCCTCTGTCACACGATAAAAGCCGGGTTGCTGTTCACCTGGTCAGCTCAGAAAACCTGTTCTGGGAAACCATGGAACAGCTGAAAACACTGGGCGCCAGCTCAATTCTCGTCCTGCCCATTGAGAAGATGATGGAGTAATCCCATGAAGACGGTTGTATGGCAATCTCTGAGTGAAACTCAACGTGAATCGTTATTGCAACGCCCGGCCATCACGGCAGGCGAAAATATTTCAACCATTGTTGCCGGTGTCATCTCAGATGTGCGCAAACGCGGTGATGATGCGCTGCTGGAACTGACAGAGAAGTTCGATAAAGTCCGTCCCGATTCAATCAAAGTGAGCGGAGATGAGATCCAGGCTGCAGCAGATCGTTTAACCGATGACATGAAACAAGCGCTTCAGCAGGCCTATGCCAATATTGCCTGTTTCCACAAAGCGCAAAAAACCAAGCCGCTGCAGGTTGAAACCCAGCCGGGTGTGATCTGCGAGCAGGTGACACGTCCGATTCATGCGGTGGGTCTGTATATTCCGGGTGGCAGTGCGCCACTGCCATCGACTGTACTGATGCTGGGCGTGCCAGCCCAAATAGCCGGTTGCCGTCGTGTGGTTCTGTGTTCTCCCCCACCGATTGCCGATGAGATTCTCTACGTCGCACAACTGTGCGGGATAACAGATGTATATAATGTTGGCGGCGCACAAGCGATTGCGGCCATGGCATTCGGAACAGAAACCGTCTCTAAGGTCGACAAGATTTTCGGGCCCGGGAATGCCTTTGTGACCGAAGCGAAACGCCAGGTCAGTAATGACTTTTATGGTGCCGCCATTGATATGCCTGCCGGTCCGTCTGAAGTCATGGTGATCGCTGACAGCACAGCAGACCCGGATTTCATCGCTGCTGATCTGCTGAGTCAGGCCGAGCACGGGCCGGATTCTCAGGTGGTGCTCGTCACGCCGGATCCAAGCATTGCCGACCGGGTCGCAGATGCCATCGGTCAGCAGCTGCAAAGTCTGTCCCGGGCTGATATTGCCCGTCAGGCCTTAGGGTCAAGTCTGACTATCATTGCAGACAGCATGACGCAATGCGTGTCGATATCGAATCATTACGGCCCTGAACACCTGATCGTGCAGACCCGGAATCCACGCGATCTGGTTACACTGCTCGATAATGCCGGTTCAATTTTCCTGGGCCACTGGTCACCGGAATCGGTCGGCGACTATGCCTCCGGTACCAACCATGTCCTGCCGACTTACGGCTACACCAAAACTTACTCCAGCCTAGGGCTGGCCGATTTTACCAAACGGATGACCGTGCAGGAACTCAGTGCCGATGGCCTGTTAGGACTGGCACCGACCGTTGAGACCATGGCAACCGCGGAAGGTCTGGATGCGCACCGCCGCGCAGTCAGTATCCGGGTAGAAAAACTGAAACTATCTTCCACCAGCGCTTCGACGCTGAA
This DNA window, taken from Photobacterium sp. CCB-ST2H9, encodes the following:
- a CDS encoding YchJ family metal-binding protein; this translates as MKETTLCPCGSHRPLTDCCAPVHQNPSAAHHPEQLMRARYSAHVLGLVDFVVATYHPSCKAEQYRDAIAESVHSEWLRLEVCDSQIASETEGYVEFKAFYQEQGEKHCLHEKSRFLREMVGNSQQWFYIDGEYPENAAPVKVGRNDPCPCGSGKKFKKCCM
- the hisG gene encoding ATP phosphoribosyltransferase gives rise to the protein MQTQRLRIAIQKKGRLSTECKELLKRCGVKFNLIGERLVVHSENMPIDLLLVRDDDIPGLIMDGVVDLGFIGENELEEVSLERAAQGEPSHYVKLRRLDFGGCRLSIAIDKDEVYNGPQDLQGKRIATTYPQLVKRYMTEQGVSFSTCMLNGSVEVAPRAGLADAICDLVSTGATLEANGLKEVEVILQSKAVLIQRSGDFSADKQALIDRLLTRMQGVIQAKESKYIMLHAPTECLEQITALLPGAEDPTVMPLSHDKSRVAVHLVSSENLFWETMEQLKTLGASSILVLPIEKMME
- the hisD gene encoding histidinol dehydrogenase, whose amino-acid sequence is MKTVVWQSLSETQRESLLQRPAITAGENISTIVAGVISDVRKRGDDALLELTEKFDKVRPDSIKVSGDEIQAAADRLTDDMKQALQQAYANIACFHKAQKTKPLQVETQPGVICEQVTRPIHAVGLYIPGGSAPLPSTVLMLGVPAQIAGCRRVVLCSPPPIADEILYVAQLCGITDVYNVGGAQAIAAMAFGTETVSKVDKIFGPGNAFVTEAKRQVSNDFYGAAIDMPAGPSEVMVIADSTADPDFIAADLLSQAEHGPDSQVVLVTPDPSIADRVADAIGQQLQSLSRADIARQALGSSLTIIADSMTQCVSISNHYGPEHLIVQTRNPRDLVTLLDNAGSIFLGHWSPESVGDYASGTNHVLPTYGYTKTYSSLGLADFTKRMTVQELSADGLLGLAPTVETMATAEGLDAHRRAVSIRVEKLKLSSTSASTLKEA